From one Micromonospora siamensis genomic stretch:
- a CDS encoding Fur family transcriptional regulator, with product MLRARGLRLTAQRQLILQAVLDLGHATPEQVHTAVREVAAGVNITTIYRTLELLERLGLVTHTHLSHGSPTYHAAGDHQHVHLVCRECGAIDEIDRELLGPLADQLAAQRGFRVDIGHVALFGVCGKCEDGEAK from the coding sequence ATGCTCCGCGCCCGTGGGCTGCGGCTGACGGCGCAGCGTCAGCTGATCCTCCAGGCGGTGCTGGACCTCGGGCACGCCACCCCGGAGCAGGTCCACACGGCGGTCCGTGAGGTCGCCGCCGGGGTGAACATCACCACCATCTACCGGACCCTGGAGCTGCTGGAACGGCTCGGCCTGGTGACCCACACCCACCTGTCGCACGGGTCGCCGACCTACCACGCGGCCGGTGATCACCAGCACGTGCACCTGGTCTGCCGGGAGTGCGGCGCGATCGACGAGATCGACCGGGAGCTGCTCGGTCCGCTCGCCGACCAGTTGGCGGCCCAGCGCGGGTTCCGGGTGGACATCGGGCACGTGGCGCTCTTCGGCGTCTGCGGCAAGTGCGAGGACGGGGAAGCCAAATGA
- a CDS encoding aminotransferase class IV — protein sequence MTASRIAVLGQGVVPAGTTVLRGDDLGVLRGDGLFETMHLRGGRPWLRDEHLARLRRGAAAVELPLPADEALVELLETVADGWPAEVEGALRLVCTRGPEGGGLPTVYATLNEVASSSRRARRDGVTVATLPLGVPAATRPELDWLPAGIKSTSYGASTAARRWATRHGVDDVLWVSSDGYVLEGPSANVVWLAGDTLCGVPAATTGILPGTTAAWLLTHAAAEAGWAAAERLATPAELLAADGLWFTSSVRGLTEFRSLDGNPVPRSPHTATLQALLGFPLP from the coding sequence ATGACGGCATCGAGAATCGCCGTGCTCGGGCAGGGCGTCGTTCCGGCCGGCACGACGGTGCTGCGCGGCGACGACCTGGGCGTGCTGCGCGGCGACGGGCTCTTCGAGACCATGCACCTGCGCGGGGGGCGGCCCTGGCTGCGCGACGAGCACCTGGCCCGGCTGCGCCGGGGCGCGGCGGCGGTGGAGTTGCCGCTGCCCGCCGACGAGGCACTGGTGGAGCTGCTGGAGACCGTCGCCGACGGGTGGCCGGCGGAGGTGGAGGGCGCGCTGCGGCTGGTCTGCACCCGGGGGCCGGAGGGCGGCGGCCTGCCCACCGTGTACGCGACCCTCAACGAGGTGGCGTCGTCGTCCCGCCGGGCCCGCCGCGACGGGGTGACCGTGGCCACCCTCCCGCTGGGGGTGCCCGCCGCCACCCGGCCGGAGCTGGACTGGCTCCCCGCCGGGATCAAGTCCACCTCGTACGGGGCGAGCACGGCGGCCCGCCGCTGGGCGACCCGGCACGGGGTGGACGACGTGCTCTGGGTCTCCAGCGACGGGTACGTGCTGGAGGGGCCGAGCGCCAACGTGGTGTGGCTGGCCGGCGACACCCTCTGCGGCGTGCCGGCCGCCACCACCGGCATCCTGCCCGGCACCACCGCCGCCTGGCTGCTGACCCACGCCGCCGCCGAGGCCGGCTGGGCGGCGGCCGAACGGCTCGCCACCCCGGCGGAGCTGCTCGCCGCGGACGGGCTCTGGTTCACCTCGTCCGTCCGCGGCCTGACCGAGTTCCGCTCCCTGGACGGCAATCCGGTCCCCCGGTCACCGCACACGGCCACCCTCCAGGCCCTGCTCGGCTTCCCCCTCCCCTGA
- a CDS encoding SCP2 sterol-binding domain-containing protein → MTEATERFFASLATRAPAALRNSELLRPVLTGTLQIDLVEGPVTDHWRVAMSPGRAEVTRADGEADAKWTSSPGLFDRLVKGETQAIAAVIRNEATFSGNVLLWLMFRRFFPDPPGARDPRRAARERTGRSR, encoded by the coding sequence GTGACTGAAGCGACCGAGCGGTTCTTCGCGTCGCTGGCCACCCGTGCACCGGCCGCCCTGCGCAACTCCGAACTGCTGCGCCCCGTGCTGACGGGCACCCTCCAGATCGACCTGGTCGAGGGGCCGGTCACCGACCACTGGCGGGTGGCCATGTCGCCCGGCCGCGCGGAGGTCACCCGGGCCGACGGCGAGGCCGACGCCAAGTGGACCAGCAGCCCGGGCCTGTTCGACCGGCTGGTCAAGGGCGAGACCCAGGCCATCGCGGCGGTCATCCGCAACGAGGCCACGTTCAGCGGCAACGTCCTGCTGTGGCTGATGTTCCGCCGCTTCTTCCCCGACCCGCCCGGCGCCCGAGACCCTCGTCGGGCAGCCCGGGAACGGACCGGACGGTCCCGGTGA
- the ygfZ gene encoding CAF17-like 4Fe-4S cluster assembly/insertion protein YgfZ, protein MIDIAGAVATEAVDDQTRDQPEPAHRAAGVRSVAAHYGDPMREQRTLSTGVGLVDRSHRGVIAVPGEERIGWLHTLTSQHLATLHAGQGTELLVLSPHGHVEQHAMVAEDGTTTWLDTEPQATAGLLAYLERMRFFSKVEPRDATAEHALLSLVGPEAAAAAGTLGVADLAAPDVVAVPGPKFRAGELPARPTVLYDVRQLPAGGWARRVGLGVDLLVPRETMAEVVERLRGAGVPVAGLWAYEAVRVAARRARVGVDTDHRTIPAEVDLIAPAVHLDKGCYRGQETVARVHNMGRPPRRLVLLHLDGVTTDQPPAAGTPVTLDGRAVGFVGSAVHHHELGQIALAVVKRNVADDAHLLVGESAAAIDPE, encoded by the coding sequence ATGATCGACATCGCGGGCGCGGTGGCCACCGAGGCCGTCGACGACCAGACCCGGGACCAGCCCGAGCCGGCGCACCGCGCCGCCGGGGTGCGGTCGGTGGCCGCCCACTACGGCGACCCGATGCGGGAACAGCGCACCCTGAGCACCGGCGTCGGCCTGGTCGACCGCTCGCACCGGGGTGTCATCGCCGTCCCCGGCGAGGAGCGGATCGGCTGGCTGCACACCCTGACCAGCCAGCACCTCGCCACGCTGCACGCCGGCCAGGGCACCGAACTGCTGGTGCTCTCCCCGCACGGGCACGTCGAGCAGCACGCCATGGTCGCCGAGGACGGCACGACCACCTGGCTGGACACCGAGCCGCAGGCGACCGCCGGGCTGCTGGCGTACCTGGAGCGGATGCGGTTCTTCAGCAAGGTGGAGCCGCGCGACGCCACCGCCGAGCACGCGCTGCTGTCGCTGGTCGGGCCGGAGGCGGCGGCCGCCGCCGGGACGCTCGGCGTCGCCGACCTGGCCGCCCCGGACGTGGTCGCCGTGCCGGGTCCGAAGTTCCGCGCCGGCGAGCTGCCGGCCCGTCCCACCGTCCTTTACGACGTCCGGCAGTTGCCCGCCGGTGGCTGGGCCCGCCGGGTAGGGCTCGGGGTGGACCTGCTGGTCCCCCGGGAGACGATGGCCGAGGTGGTGGAGCGGCTGCGGGGCGCCGGGGTGCCGGTGGCCGGGCTGTGGGCGTACGAGGCGGTGCGGGTGGCCGCCCGCCGGGCCCGGGTCGGGGTGGACACCGACCACCGGACCATCCCCGCCGAGGTGGACCTGATCGCCCCGGCCGTGCACCTGGACAAGGGCTGCTACCGGGGCCAGGAGACGGTGGCCCGGGTGCACAACATGGGCCGGCCGCCCCGTCGGCTCGTACTCCTGCACCTGGACGGGGTGACCACCGACCAGCCGCCGGCCGCCGGCACGCCGGTGACCCTCGACGGCCGGGCGGTGGGTTTCGTGGGGTCGGCCGTGCACCATCACGAGCTGGGCCAGATCGCGCTGGCGGTGGTGAAGCGCAACGTGGCCGACGACGCCCACCTGCTGGTGGGCGAGAGCGCCGCGGCCATCGACCCGGAGTAA
- a CDS encoding amylo-alpha-1,6-glucosidase encodes MKQLVSILDGNTFLVSDRRGDIEPSHDRPTGLFSFDTRFLSTWLLTVDGQRLHALSVDDAKSYQTRFFLVPGEPTHYLDARVSVLRTRTIGGSFDENITVLNHTREEADFTVRVEMGADFADIFEVKDVLRKKGRTEATVEPDTLRLTYRREQFRRQTAISSSAPAEVDEHGMTFRVRVPPHGEWTTHLHVTTLIYGARDEDIRATTPLGGQRSVGSIRAEQDELISRAPKLGCDCEPLATAYTRSLRDLALLRYESITFGNRLLAAGLPWFMTLFGRDSIFTSLQVLPFLPDLVRPTITLLAGLQGTRLDDFRDEEPGKILHELRYGETAGFEEQPHSPYYGSADATPLFVILVDEYERWTGDGQLVLGLEDHIRKALDWIDTYGDLLGTGYIWYETRNPDTGLPNQCWKDSLDSISFRDGTLPAFPRATCEMQGYAYDAKLRAARMARRFWNDPAYAERLEREAAELKERFNRDFWLPEREYYALALDPEGRPVDALASNIGHLLWSGIVDPERAGKIAGHLLGPDLFSGWGVRTLAQGQGRYNPIGYHVGTVWPFDNSIIAWGLWRYGLRDEAGQICRAMIEAAKYFGGRLPEAFAGYARSLTDYPVEYPTACSPQAWSAGTPLLMLRVLLGLQPEGEHLIIDPLVPPGMGRIELLDIPGRWGRVDALGRSRDETG; translated from the coding sequence GTGAAGCAGCTCGTCAGCATCCTGGACGGCAACACCTTCCTGGTCAGCGATCGGCGGGGGGACATCGAGCCGTCGCACGACCGGCCCACCGGCCTGTTCTCGTTCGACACCCGGTTCCTGTCGACCTGGCTGCTGACCGTCGACGGGCAACGGCTGCACGCCCTGTCCGTGGACGACGCGAAGTCGTACCAGACGAGGTTCTTCCTGGTCCCCGGCGAGCCGACGCACTACCTGGACGCCCGGGTGTCGGTGCTACGGACCCGGACCATCGGCGGCAGCTTCGACGAGAACATCACCGTGCTCAACCACACCCGCGAGGAGGCCGACTTCACCGTACGGGTGGAGATGGGCGCCGACTTCGCGGACATCTTCGAGGTCAAGGACGTGCTGCGGAAGAAGGGCCGGACCGAGGCGACCGTGGAACCGGACACCCTGCGGTTGACCTACCGGCGGGAACAGTTCCGCCGGCAGACGGCGATCAGCAGCAGCGCCCCGGCCGAGGTCGACGAGCACGGGATGACCTTCCGGGTCCGGGTGCCACCGCACGGCGAGTGGACCACCCACCTGCACGTCACCACGCTGATCTACGGCGCGCGCGACGAGGACATCCGGGCCACCACCCCGCTGGGCGGCCAGCGGTCGGTGGGCTCCATCCGCGCCGAGCAGGACGAGCTGATCTCCCGGGCGCCGAAGCTCGGCTGTGACTGCGAGCCGCTGGCGACCGCGTACACGCGCAGTCTGCGCGACCTGGCGCTGCTGCGGTACGAGTCGATCACCTTCGGCAACCGGCTGCTCGCCGCCGGCCTGCCGTGGTTCATGACGCTGTTCGGGCGGGACAGCATCTTCACCTCGTTGCAGGTGCTGCCCTTCCTCCCCGACCTGGTGCGGCCGACGATCACCCTGCTCGCCGGCCTGCAGGGCACCCGGCTGGACGACTTCCGCGACGAGGAGCCCGGCAAGATCCTGCACGAGCTGCGCTACGGCGAGACGGCCGGCTTCGAGGAGCAGCCGCACAGCCCCTACTACGGCTCGGCCGACGCCACGCCGCTCTTCGTCATCCTGGTCGACGAGTACGAACGCTGGACCGGGGACGGCCAACTGGTCCTCGGCCTGGAGGACCACATCCGCAAGGCGCTGGACTGGATCGACACGTACGGTGACCTGCTGGGGACCGGCTACATCTGGTACGAGACCCGCAACCCGGACACCGGCCTGCCGAACCAGTGCTGGAAGGACTCGCTGGACTCGATCTCGTTCCGCGACGGCACCCTCCCCGCGTTCCCGCGCGCCACCTGTGAGATGCAGGGTTACGCGTACGACGCGAAGCTGCGCGCCGCTCGGATGGCCCGGCGGTTCTGGAACGACCCGGCGTACGCCGAGCGGCTGGAACGGGAGGCCGCCGAGCTCAAGGAGCGCTTCAACCGGGACTTCTGGCTGCCCGAGCGGGAGTACTACGCGCTGGCCCTGGACCCGGAGGGTCGGCCGGTCGACGCGCTCGCCTCGAACATCGGCCACCTGCTCTGGAGCGGCATCGTCGACCCGGAGCGCGCCGGCAAGATCGCCGGGCACCTGCTCGGCCCGGACCTCTTCTCCGGTTGGGGGGTACGCACCCTGGCCCAGGGGCAGGGCCGCTACAACCCGATCGGCTACCACGTGGGCACGGTCTGGCCGTTCGACAACTCGATCATCGCCTGGGGCCTGTGGCGGTACGGGCTGCGCGACGAGGCGGGCCAGATCTGCCGGGCGATGATCGAGGCGGCCAAGTACTTCGGCGGGCGGCTGCCCGAGGCGTTCGCCGGGTACGCGCGGTCGTTGACCGACTATCCGGTGGAGTACCCCACCGCGTGCAGCCCGCAGGCCTGGTCGGCGGGGACCCCGCTGCTGATGCTGCGGGTCCTGCTCGGCCTCCAGCCGGAGGGCGAGCACCTGATCATCGATCCGCTGGTGCCGCCGGGCATGGGCCGGATCGAGCTGCTGGACATCCCCGGCCGGTGGGGGCGGGTCGATGCCCTGGGCCGCAGCCGCGACGAGACCGGCTGA
- a CDS encoding BKACE family enzyme, which produces MTTGTLITVAPTGAESAKAEVPALPVTLDELVLTAKECEALGAAVIHVHIRDDEAKPTLDQGRLRETVTALRESTDLIVQLSSGGAVTDPESARLAVLDAGPDMASCTMGTVNFGDDVFLNRWEFIVDLHTRMQEKGVVPEYEIFELGHLTALQRLLGKYGLPHGGHVHVDFVMGVPGGMPGTTATLVAAEQMLRDLPEGTTFSATGIGRSTIPVMLASLSAGGHLRVGMEDTVTYAKGRPVESNMQLVARAVGFAQLAQRPPLTTAEARTLLGL; this is translated from the coding sequence ATGACGACAGGGACGTTGATCACGGTTGCCCCCACCGGTGCGGAGTCGGCCAAGGCCGAGGTTCCGGCGCTGCCGGTCACCCTCGACGAGCTGGTGCTCACCGCCAAGGAGTGCGAGGCGCTCGGCGCCGCCGTGATCCACGTGCACATCCGCGACGACGAGGCGAAGCCGACCCTCGACCAGGGGCGCCTGCGGGAGACCGTGACCGCCCTGCGGGAGAGCACCGACCTGATCGTCCAGCTCTCCTCCGGTGGCGCGGTCACCGACCCGGAGTCCGCCCGGCTGGCGGTGCTCGACGCCGGCCCCGACATGGCGTCCTGCACCATGGGCACCGTCAACTTCGGCGACGACGTCTTCCTCAACCGCTGGGAGTTCATCGTCGACCTGCACACCCGGATGCAGGAGAAAGGCGTCGTCCCCGAGTACGAGATCTTCGAACTCGGCCACCTCACCGCGCTCCAGCGCCTGCTCGGCAAGTACGGCCTGCCGCACGGCGGGCACGTGCACGTGGACTTCGTGATGGGCGTGCCGGGCGGCATGCCGGGCACCACGGCGACCCTGGTCGCCGCCGAGCAGATGCTGCGCGACCTGCCCGAGGGCACCACCTTCTCGGCCACCGGCATCGGCCGCAGCACCATCCCGGTGATGCTGGCGTCGCTGTCGGCCGGCGGTCACCTGCGGGTCGGCATGGAGGACACGGTCACCTACGCCAAGGGCCGGCCGGTGGAGTCCAACATGCAGCTGGTCGCCCGCGCGGTCGGCTTCGCCCAGCTCGCCCAGCGTCCGCCGCTGACCACCGCCGAGGCCCGTACGCTGCTCGGCCTGTAA
- a CDS encoding FABP family protein translates to MSSNPSGENPLQPPWLNAPPVDPYPYEESHDLRVGPKLHPALDGLLPYVGQWRGRGRGGFPDIEDFDFAQEIRISHDGRPFLFYESRAWILDEQSRPVRPAGREVGWWRPVMNGDRATDEIEALMTVPTGVMELHIGKRKGTQIEFSTDAVVRTATAKEVTAGARLFGIVEGALLYAQEMAAMGHALSPHLSARLVRVGG, encoded by the coding sequence GTGAGCTCCAACCCTTCGGGCGAGAATCCGCTTCAGCCGCCGTGGCTGAACGCGCCGCCGGTCGACCCGTACCCGTACGAGGAGAGCCACGACCTGCGGGTCGGCCCGAAGCTGCACCCGGCGCTGGACGGCCTGCTGCCGTACGTCGGGCAGTGGCGGGGCCGCGGGCGGGGCGGCTTCCCCGACATCGAGGACTTCGACTTCGCCCAGGAGATCCGGATCAGCCACGACGGCCGGCCGTTCCTGTTCTACGAGTCGCGGGCCTGGATCCTCGACGAGCAGTCCCGGCCGGTGCGCCCCGCCGGCCGGGAGGTCGGCTGGTGGCGGCCGGTGATGAACGGCGACCGGGCCACCGACGAGATCGAGGCGCTGATGACGGTGCCGACCGGGGTCATGGAGCTGCACATCGGCAAGCGCAAGGGCACCCAGATCGAGTTCTCCACCGACGCGGTGGTCCGGACGGCGACGGCCAAGGAGGTCACCGCCGGTGCCCGGCTCTTCGGCATCGTCGAGGGCGCGCTGCTCTACGCCCAGGAGATGGCCGCCATGGGCCACGCCCTGAGCCCGCACCTCTCCGCCCGGCTGGTCCGCGTCGGCGGCTGA
- the mtfM gene encoding small membrane protein MtfM, whose protein sequence is MVTEIGFVSLLVAGLGALAGGLVYLAVRISRGKW, encoded by the coding sequence ATGGTTACCGAGATCGGGTTCGTCAGCCTGCTGGTCGCCGGCCTCGGCGCGCTCGCCGGCGGCCTGGTGTACCTCGCAGTTCGCATCTCGAGAGGAAAATGGTGA
- a CDS encoding DsrE family protein yields the protein MLGPMARSLVVKVTAGADAPERCAQAFTVAATAAAAGVDVSLWLTGESTWFALPGRAQQFELPHSAPLAELLHVVLTTGRVTACTQCAARRDIGPDDVLPGVRIAGAAVFVEEAMADDAKALVY from the coding sequence ATGCTGGGCCCCATGGCCCGCTCCCTCGTCGTCAAGGTCACCGCGGGGGCGGACGCCCCCGAGCGGTGCGCCCAGGCCTTCACCGTCGCCGCCACCGCGGCCGCCGCCGGGGTGGACGTCTCGCTCTGGCTGACCGGTGAGTCCACCTGGTTCGCCCTGCCCGGCCGGGCGCAGCAGTTCGAGCTGCCGCACTCCGCGCCGCTGGCGGAACTGCTGCACGTCGTGCTGACCACCGGCCGGGTCACCGCCTGCACCCAGTGCGCCGCCCGCCGGGACATCGGCCCGGACGACGTGCTGCCGGGCGTACGCATCGCCGGTGCGGCGGTCTTCGTCGAGGAGGCCATGGCCGACGACGCGAAGGCATTGGTCTACTAG